The DNA sequence ATAAGGAGAAAAAGACCGCTTATGTCTACCCGGCCTCACGTTCTCCGCGGGAGTGGGCGCTGTGGATGTTGTTTCGGTCCGCCTCTTCGGTAAGTTCGAAACTCAGCGGAACGATTGTGTCCTAAAAGGTTTCCACGCGGCGAGAATCCGCGAGCTTTTTTCGTACTTGCTCGTCTACCGGAACCGCGTACATTCTCGAGAAGGCTTGGCAGCTGTGTTTTGGTCCGATGTTCCCAGCGCGCACTCGAAGAAGTACCTTCGACAGGCCTTGTGGCAACTGCAGGGAGCGTTTGAATTCGACTTACCGGGCGACCATTCTCCGCTGAGCGTGGATTCCACGTGGGTCGGACTCAATGCGGGCCCAGGTCTCTGGCTCGACGTGGCTCACTTTGAAGAGGCCGTGGGATCGGCTCAGGGCATCGCCGGTAACCATCTCAGGCCAGAGCAAGCAGCACGACTGCAAGGCGCCGTCGACCTCTACAGAGGTGATTTGCTGGAGGGATGTTACCAGGACTGGTGCCTTTTCGAGCGCGAACGCCTGCAAAACTCATATCTTGCCACTCTCGACAAGTTGATGGCGTACTGTGAAAGGCAAGGTCTGTTTGAGGAAGGGCTGGCCCATGGGGCCAGGATCCTGCGGTACGATCGCGCCAGGGAGCGGACACACTGGCAGTTGATGCGCCTTCACTACCTGGCCGGAGATCGGACCGGCGCTTTGCGCCAATATCAGCGGTGCGTGGACGCGCTCCGGCAGGAGTTGGATGTGGATCCCTCCGCACAAACGCTCGCGCTGCGCGATCAAATCCGCTCGGACCACCCAGTTGCTTCAGTAGACTCTGGAAAGCACCATTCTGGCAATGCGATGAGTGCTCCCGGGGCTCTTCCCGAAATCCTCACTCCCTTGAAACGACTCCGGATGGTCGTGGCTGAGGCGGAACGCCGGGCTCAACAAGAGATCGCGTCGATCGAGTCAGAGCTGAGCGCTCCCTTGAGTAGCACCGGTCCCCCACCCCTCAAGCCCCTGGAGTGCTAGACGCCGATCGCAGACGCTGAAGAGACAGGCGCAAGACACCGTCCGCACGCGGCTCCGATCTTCCTCTAGACTCGTGAGAGACCTCGAGTCTCTGGTTTTGTTGTCATACTGGTGGCCACGCCTCAGGTACCAGAGACCATGCAACAGGAAGACCGGGCTGGTGAGGATTCGAGTTGGCGGAAGGGGCTTCGGGCATCCGCCGATGAGCCTACCATCCACTCGTTCATCATCAAAATTTGGGTCGATGGAACCGGTGCAGGGGGCTCCGCCTGGACCGGTTCCATTACACACGTTCCTAGCAATGTGCGGCGCTCGCTCGGATCGTTGGAAGATATCGTCGCGTTTATCGCGCCCTTTCTGGCCCAGAAAGGGAAGTAGACCGCGAGTACTCTGCGGTCACACCAGACCGCCAGGAGCCGCCATTCGGCAGGGCCACCGTGCCGGACGAGGCCTCGACAAATTCTCGCAAGACTTTAGTGACTTATTTAAGCCGGCATGAGCGACGCGACCAGCGCGTCGAGGTGCGCGAGATCCCGCACGGAGTTGAGGAGCGCGAGGGCGTGCTCGCCCTGCTCCCGGGAGAGCACCCGGCCGGCGCAGTCCCGGAACTTCCCCTGGAGCTCATCCGCGCTTAATGGATTCTGCGGGGCGCCGCGCGGGTAGTCGACGCGCCGCTCCAGGATGGCGCCGTTTCGAAGATGGATCTTCACCACGACGTGGCCCTCTTCGATCGCATTGAACTCGACGGGGATGGTTCGATTCTCCACCGGCCGGACCGCCCGGAGGAGCGCCTGCGCCTCGGGCCGCCGGACCATCTCGTCGGTGAAGGTCTCAAGCGTGACGCGGCCGTCCAGGATCGCCGCGGCCACGACGTACGGCATGCTGAACTTGCCCTCCAGCCCGGTCCTGGGACGATCCCGGGTGACGGCGTCGAGGCCCCCGGGCGGCACAATCACCTCGACAAACTCGACGTCGCCGGAGGCGACCTCGTGGTCCCGGACCAGGCCGAGCGTGCCGTCGGCGGCGCGATGGGTCGCATAGCAGCAGGGGTACCGCTTGACGTTCATCCCGGGCGAGACCACGTCGTACGGGTTCCCTAAGGCATCGCCGATCCGCTCGATCCGCGCCTCGCCGAATGAGAACACGGCGAAGTACCCCAGCGGCGCTTCGAGGATCGCGGTGTCGCCCGTCATGCCCCGGCGCGCGAGCCGCGCGGCGAGCACGCCACAGCGGGCGGCGTGCCCCACGTGAAACGGCTTCGTCATGGTGCCGAAGTTCTGGCGGCTGCCCGAGGCCTCCGAGACGGCGATGGCCAGCGCGTGCTGCAGCGCCTCCGGATCCAGCCGAAAAAGCTTGCCCGCCGCCGCGGCGGCGCCGAGCGTGCCGAGCGTGGACGTCGCGTGCCAGCCGGCCCGGTAGTGCGCCGCGCCCATCGCCCGCCCGAGCTTTGCCATGATCTCGACGCCGGCGACGTACGCCTCCAGCAGCCGGCGGCCGGAGGCGCCGACCGCCTGCGCCGCGGCGAGCGCCGCGGGCAGGACGACCGCGCTGGAGTGCGCGATCGCCGACTGATTGACGTCGTCGTAGTCCAGCGCATGGGCACTGACGCCGTTGACAAGCGCCGCGCCCTCCATCGACGTGCGCAGGCGCGCACCGAGCCGGTCCGCGACCGGGTGCGCGTCCTCCTCGGCCACCGCGTCGGCCACGATCCGCGTGACCGGCTCGGAGACGCCGGCGAGGATCGCAGCCGTGGTATCGATGAGC is a window from the bacterium genome containing:
- a CDS encoding bacterial transcriptional activator domain-containing protein, which translates into the protein MDVVSVRLFGKFETQRNDCVLKGFHAARIRELFSYLLVYRNRVHSREGLAAVFWSDVPSAHSKKYLRQALWQLQGAFEFDLPGDHSPLSVDSTWVGLNAGPGLWLDVAHFEEAVGSAQGIAGNHLRPEQAARLQGAVDLYRGDLLEGCYQDWCLFERERLQNSYLATLDKLMAYCERQGLFEEGLAHGARILRYDRARERTHWQLMRLHYLAGDRTGALRQYQRCVDALRQELDVDPSAQTLALRDQIRSDHPVASVDSGKHHSGNAMSAPGALPEILTPLKRLRMVVAEAERRAQQEIASIESELSAPLSSTGPPPLKPLEC
- a CDS encoding MmgE/PrpD family protein, which produces MGLTRDVADWIARMSIDDAPAAVFDAATSALIDTTAAILAGVSEPVTRIVADAVAEEDAHPVADRLGARLRTSMEGAALVNGVSAHALDYDDVNQSAIAHSSAVVLPAALAAAQAVGASGRRLLEAYVAGVEIMAKLGRAMGAAHYRAGWHATSTLGTLGAAAAAGKLFRLDPEALQHALAIAVSEASGSRQNFGTMTKPFHVGHAARCGVLAARLARRGMTGDTAILEAPLGYFAVFSFGEARIERIGDALGNPYDVVSPGMNVKRYPCCYATHRAADGTLGLVRDHEVASGDVEFVEVIVPPGGLDAVTRDRPRTGLEGKFSMPYVVAAAILDGRVTLETFTDEMVRRPEAQALLRAVRPVENRTIPVEFNAIEEGHVVVKIHLRNGAILERRVDYPRGAPQNPLSADELQGKFRDCAGRVLSREQGEHALALLNSVRDLAHLDALVASLMPA